The genomic segment AGGTGCGCGAAGCGTGCGAGGCGGCGGGGCTGGCCGAGGACCTCGCGGCCATGCCGATGGGCCTCTACACGGCGATCAACGAGGGGGGGAGCAACCTCTCGGCGGGCCAGCGCCAGCGCCTGCTCATCGCGCGCGCCCTGGCCCGCAAGCCGAGCATCCTGCTCTTCGACGAGGCGACCAGCGCCCTGGACGGCAGGACCCAGGCCCAGGTCACCCGGCGCCTGAGGCAGCTCAGCTGCACCCGCGTGGTCGTGGCCCACCGCCTCAGCACCATCCGCCAGGCCGATCGCATCGTCGTGCTGGAGGGGGGCGCCATCGTGCAGGAGGGGAAATTCGAGACCCTGAGCCGGGAGCCAGGCCCGTTCGCCGACCTCATGGGGGGCCAGCTCCGATGAGAGCCCTCGTCGTGGCCATGGCATGCGTCTTCTTCGCCGCTGGCACCCCGGCCGTCGGGGCCGAGCCCCGAGGCGAGGACCCCGCGCTGTCGCTGCGCGAGGCGATAGCGCGGGCCAGACTCCACCACCCGTCGCTCAGGGCGAGCCGCCTGCTGCTCGACCAGGCGCAGGCGGCCGCTCGCTCGGCCGAGGCCGAGAAAGGCCCCCGCCTCACCCTGACGAGCGCCCTCTCGGGCTCCGGGCAGGGGGAGAAGGCGCCCCAGGGAGGCTGGGACACCAAGCTCGCCGTGAGCCAGCCCCTGTTCGATGCCTTCAAGGCGCAGGACGCCCTGCAGCTGGCATCGCTGTTGCGCCTCAAGGCCGAGTCGGATCTCGCCGCGAGCGACCTGGCTCTCCAGTACGACGTGAGCCGCTTCTACCTGGAGGCCTTGCGCGCGCAGGCCCAGGTCTCGGCCGCCCAGCTTGATATCGCGCGCGCGCGGTCCCAGGTGGGGGTGGCCAAAGCCCGCCTCCGGGGAGGAGCCGGCACCGAGCTCGACGTCTTGCAGGTGGAGGCCCTGCTCGCAAGCGCCCAGGATCGCCGCCTGCAGGCCCAGGCGACCCACGAGGCCGCCCTGAACGCCCTGGAGGCGCTCGTGGGGCAGGCGCCGCAGAGCCTGCGGCCGGACCCCGGCACGGCCCTGCTCCTCGTGACGGTGGATGGCGCCGGCGCCTCGGCCGCCCTGCTCCAGCGGCCGGATCTCCGCACGCTCGAGATCAACCGCCGGATCCAGGAGCTCACGGCGGTGCAGCGATCCCGAGCCAAGCTTCCGACCCTCGAGGCCGGGGGGAACGTCGGGGCCAGCCCCTTCGGCGGGGCGAGCTACGGCGTGACGGGCACCCTGAGCTGGGGCGTGTTCGACGCGGGCCGCCTCGACGGCCCGATCGCGCAGGCCCGCCTCGAGGCCGAGCGGGCCGCCGCG from the Pantanalinema sp. genome contains:
- a CDS encoding TolC family protein, with protein sequence MRALVVAMACVFFAAGTPAVGAEPRGEDPALSLREAIARARLHHPSLRASRLLLDQAQAAARSAEAEKGPRLTLTSALSGSGQGEKAPQGGWDTKLAVSQPLFDAFKAQDALQLASLLRLKAESDLAASDLALQYDVSRFYLEALRAQAQVSAAQLDIARARSQVGVAKARLRGGAGTELDVLQVEALLASAQDRRLQAQATHEAALNALEALVGQAPQSLRPDPGTALLLVTVDGAGASAALLQRPDLRTLEINRRIQELTAVQRSRAKLPTLEAGGNVGASPFGGASYGVTGTLSWGVFDAGRLDGPIAQARLEAERAAALLEAGRLSAILEIRRAQAALRTSEERVELTGQQQAASARALQLSLLRFERGVGTSLETLQALTSLNQAQSAAIAAKFDDYAARLKLTQALGLPVEAMLASE